One region of Oryzias latipes chromosome 6, ASM223467v1 genomic DNA includes:
- the cnot1 gene encoding CCR4-NOT transcription complex subunit 1 isoform X2, translating to MNLDSLSLALSQISYLVDNLTKKNYRASQQEIQHIVNRHGPEADRHLLRCLFSHVDFSGDGKSSGKDFHQTQFLIQECVSLISKPNFISTLCYAVDNPLHYQKSLKPSAHLFAQLSKVLKLSKVQEVIFGLALLSSSNTDLRGFSAQFIKQKLPDLLRSYVDADLGGNQEGGFQDIPIEVLHLLLSHLLFGQKGASGVGQEQIDAFLKTLCRDFPQERCPVVLAPLLYPEKRDIPMDRILPDSGELAKTTMESSLADFIQEVGYGFCASLDECRNIILQYGVREVTASQVARVLGMMARTHSGLTDGISLQSISAPGSGIWSDGKDKTDSSQPHTWNVEVLIDIVKEVDPSLNFKQVTYELDHPGFTIRDSKGLQIVVYGIQRGLGLEVFPVDLIYRPWKHAEGQLSFIQHSLMNPDVFCFADYPCHTVAIDILKAPPEDDNREIATWKSLDLVESLLRLSEVGQYEQVKQLFNFPIKHCPDMLVLALLQISTSWHTLRHELISTLMPIFLGNHPNSAIILHYAWHGQGQSPSIRQLIMHSMAEWYMRGEQYDQAKLSRILDVAQDLKVRLDSLSMLLNGTPFAFVIDLAALASRREYLKLDKWLTDKIREHGEPFIQACVTFLKRRCPSIMGGLAPDKDQPKSAQLPPETLATMLACLQTCAGSVTQELSETILTMVANCSNVMNKARQPPPGVMPKGRAPSTSSLDAISPVQVDPLTGMSSLNLGGTATSHTQSIQGFPGSLGSAFSNPQSPAKAFPPLTNPNPSTPFGGIGSLASQLPGMDSGPLGSGIGPGIASSLGMPTVSTDPFSTRKMSTPGLNPPTFQQSKMKASDLSQVWPEANQHFSKEIDDEANSYFQRIYNHPPHPTMSVDEVLEMLQRFKDSTIKREREVFNCMLRNLFEEYRFFPQYPDKELHITACLFGGIIEKGLVTYMALGLALRYVLEALRKPYGSKMYYFGIAALDRFKNRLKDYPQYCQHLASIAHFLQFPHHLQECVQYIEYGQQSRDPPVKMQGSITTPGSMALAQVQAQSQQSAGLKAPQPGQASTLVTTTTTTTTVAKPTTITRPTTSSFKKDMPPSINTTNIDTLLVATDQTERIVEPPENVQEKIAFIFNNLSQSNMTQKVEELKETVKEEFMPWVSQYLVMKRVSIEPNFHSLYSNFLDTLKNPEFVKMVLNETYRNIKVLLTSDKAAANFSDRSLLKNLGHWLGMITLAKNKPILYTDLELKSLLLEAYVKGQQELLYVVPFVAKVLESSLRSMVFRPQNPWTMAIMNVLAELHQEHDLKLNLKFEIEVLCKNLSLDINDLKPGNLLKDKEKLKMLEEQLSAPKKESKPPEEMLPVSTTAPPSTPAATTTTCTTTGPPTPQFSYHDIHVYSLSGLAPHINVNVNIPLLQAHPQLKQCVRQSVERAVQELVHPVVDRSIKIAMTTCEQIIRKDFALDSEESRMRVAAHHMMRNLTAGMAMITCREPLLVSIATNLKNSFAAALRAPTPQQREMMEEAAARVAQDNCELACCFIQKTAVEKAGPEMDKRLATEFELRKHARQEGRRYCDPVVLTYQAERMPEQIRLKVGGVDPKQLAVYEEFARNIPGFLPSNDLSQPTGFLAQPMKQQAWATDDVAQIYDKLIADMEQHLHAIPPTLTINPLTQALRSLLESVALARNSRDGIAALGLLQKAVEGLLDATSGADADLLLRYRECHLLVLKALQDGRAYGPQWCNKQITRCLIECRDEYKYNVEAVELLIRNHLVNMQQYDVHLAQSMENGLHYMAVAFAMQLVKLLLVDERSVSHVTEADLFQTIETLMRTCAHSRANAPEGLPQLMDVVRSNYEAMMERAHGGPNFMMHSGISQASEYDDPPGLREKAEYLLREWVNLYHSAAAGRDSTKAFSAFVGQQGILKTDDLITRFFRLCTEMCVEISYRAQAEQQHNPAASAAIIRAKCYHNLDAFVRLIALLVKHSGEATNTVTKINLLNKVLGIVVGVLIQDHDVRQTEFQQLPYHRIFIMLLLELNAPEHVLETINFQTLTAFCNTFHILRPTKAPGFVYAWLELISHRIFIARMLAHTPQQKGWPMYAQLLIDLFKYLAPFLRNVELNKPMQILYKGTLRVLLVLLHDFPEFLCDYHYGFCDVIPPNCIQLRNLILSAFPRNMRLPDPFTPNLKVDMLSEINIAPRILTNFTGVMPSQFKKDLDSYLKTRSPVTFLSELRSNLQVSNEPGNRYNIQLINALVLYVGTQAIAHIHNKGSTPSMSTITHSAHMDIFQNLAVDLDTEGRYLFLNAIANQLRYPNSHTHYFSCTMLYLFAEANTEAIQEQITRVLLERLIVNRPHPWGLLITFIELIKNPAFKFWSHDFVHCAPEIEKLFQSVAQCCMGQKQAQQVMEGTSAS from the exons AGTTTAAAACCATCAGCCCACCTTTTCGCTCAGCTCAGTAAAGTTCTCAAGCTCAGCAAGGTCCAGGAG GTGATTTTTGGCCTTGCCTTGCTTAGTTCCAGCAACACAGACCTTCGAGGTTTCT CTGCACAGTTCATCAAGCAGAAACTCCCGGACCTCCTCCGCTCATACGTCGACGCAGATCTTGGAGGAAACCAGGAAGGTGGCTTCCAGGATATTCCTATAGAGGTGTTGCACCTGCTGCTTTCCCATCTACTATTCGGTCAGAAGGGGGCCAGTGGGGTAGGGCAGGAGCAGATTGACGCCTTCCTGAAGACCCTTTGCCGAG attttcccCAGGAGCGCTGCCCTGTGGTGCTCGCACCACTTTTGTACCCTGAAAAACGGGACATTCCTATGGACAGGATCTTACCAGACTCGGGGGAGTTGGCCAAGACCACCATGGAGAGTTCTCTTGCCGACTTCATTCAGGAAGTGGGCTATGGCTTCTGTGCTAG TCTGGATGAATGCAGGAACATAATCCTCCAGTATGGCGTGAGAGAGGTGACTGCCAGCCAGGTAGCCAGGGTCTTGGGGATGATGGCTCGAACTCACTCTGGCCTTACCGATGGCATCTCGCTGCAG TCAATCTCTGCTCCAGGAAGTGGCATATGGAGTGATGGGAAGGATAAGACTGACAGCTCGCAGCCGCATACGTGGAACGTGGAAGTTCTCATTGATATCGTTAAAGAAGTG GATCCCAGCCTgaacttcaaacaggtgacTTATGAACTGGACCACCCAGGCTTTACAATTCGTGACAGTAAAGGCCTGCAGATAGTGGTGTACGGTATCCAGAGGGGGctgggtttggaggttttcCCTGTTGATCTCATCTATCGCCCATGGAAACATGCAGAAGGACAG TTGTCCTTCATTCAGCACTCCCTGATGAACCCAGATGTGTTCTGCTTTGCGGATTACCCCTGTCACACCGTTGCCATCGACATCCTGAAAGCCCCGCCCGAGGACGACAACAGGGAGATTGCAACATG GAAAAGTCTGGACCTGGTGGAGAGTCTCCTCCGCCTCTCTGAGGTCGGGCAGTACGAGCAGGTGAAGCAGCTCTTCAACTTTCCCATCAAGCACTGCCCAGACATGCTGGTGCTGGCACTGCTGCAGATCTCCACCTCCTGGCACACGCTACGTCACGAGCTCATTTCCACCCTGATGCCCATCTTTCTGGGCAATCACCCCAACTCAGCTATTATACTGCATTATGCCTGGCACGGGCAG GGGCAGTCTCCTTCCATTCGTCAGCTCATCATGCATTCTATGGCTGAGTGGTACATGAGGGGGGAGCAGTACGACCAGGCCAAGCTCTCACGCATCCTAGACGTGGCCCAGGACCTGAAGGTTAGACTCGAT TCTTTATCCATGCTGCTGAATGGTACTCCATTTGCCTTTGTTATTGACCTCGCTGCACTTGCCTCTCGCCGTGAATACCTCAAACTTGATAAGTGGCTGACTGACAAAATCAGAGAGCATGGG GAACCTTTCATCCAGGCGTGTGTGACCTTCCTGAAGAGGCGCTGTCCATCCATCATGGGGGGTCTGGCTCCTGACAAAGATCAGCCCAAAAGTGCCCAGCTCCCCCCAGAGACTTTGGCCACCATGCTTGCCTGTCTACAGACTTGTGCTGG GAGTGTGACCCAAGAGTTGTCAGAAACTATCCTTACCATGGTTGCCAACTGCAGCAATGTAATGAATAAAGCTCGACAGCCACCACCGGGGGTAATGCCAAAGGGACGGGCTCCGAGCACAAGCAGCCTCGACGCAATCTCACCGGTGCAG GTGGACCCTCTAACTGGAATGAGCTCCTTGAACCTGGGTGGCACGGCCACTTCCCACACTCAGAGCATACAGGGCTTCCCAGGCTCTCTGGGTTCAGCTTTCAGTAATCCCCAATCccctgcaaaagcctttccacCTCTCACCAACCCCAACCCCAGTACACCATTTGGGGGTATTGGCAGTCTGGCCTCGCAGCTTCCTGGTATGGACTCTG GTCCTCTGGGCTCCGGCATCGGCCCCGGCATTGCCTCCAGCCTCGGAATGCCGACAGTAAGCACTGACCCTTTCAGCACCAGGAAGATGAGCACACCGGGGCTGAACCCGCCGACCTTTCAGCAGAGTAAGATGAAGGCCT CTGACCTTTCTCAGGTGTGGCCCGAAGCAAACCAGCACTTTAGTAAGGAGATAGACGACGAAGCAAACAGTTACTTCCAGCGAATCTACAACCACCCACCTCACCCAACCATGTCTGTTGATGAA GTGTTGGAGATGCTTCAGAGGTTCAAGGACTCCACCATCAAGCGGGAGCGGGAGGTGTTCAACTGCATGCTTCGGAACCTGTTTGAGGAATACAGATTCTTCCCTCAGTACCCTGACAAGGAGTTGCACATCACTGCCTGTCTGTTTGGGGGCATCATTGAGAAGGGTCTGGTCACATACATGGCTTTGGGTCTGGCACTGCGATATGTTCTTGAAGCCTTACGGAAACCGTACGGATCCAAAATGTATTACTTTGGAATTGCAGCTTTGGACCGGTTCAAAAACAG acTTAAGGATTACCCTCAGTATTGTCAACACTTGGCCTCAATTGCTCACTTCTTGCAGTTTCCACATCATCTGCAAGAG TGCGTGCAGTATATCGAGTATGGCCAGCAGTCACGGGACCCCCCGGTGAAGATGCAGGGCTCCATCACCACTCCTGGCAGCATGGCTCTCGCACAAGTCCAAGCCCAGTCGCAGCAGTCTGCCGGCCTCAAGGCGCCACAACCGGGCCAGGCCAGCACTCTTGTTACCACgacaacaactacaaccacaGTAGCCAAGCCGACCACCATCACAAGACCAACAACCAGCAGCTTCAAGAAGGACATGCCT CCTTCCATAAACACTACCAACATCGATACGCTGCTGGTGGCCACGGACCAGACGGAAAGGATTGTGGAGCCTCCAGAGAACGTCCAGGAGAAGATCGCTTTCATCTTCAACAACCTTTCTCAGTCCAACATGACTCAAAAG gtggaggagctgaaggagacGGTGAAGGAGGAGTTCATGCCCTGGGTGTCTCAGTACTTGGTGATGAAGCGAGTCAGCATCGAGCCCAACTTCCACAGTCTCTATTCCAACTTTTTGGACACACTGAAGAACCCAGAGTTTGTTAAGATGGTTCTCAATGAAACTTATAGGAACATCAAG gtgctTCTGACGTCAGACAAGGCAGCTGCTAATTTCTCGGATCGCTCCCTGCTGAAGAACCTGGGTCACTGGTTGGGCATGATCACTCTGGCCAAAAACAAGCCTATTCTTTACACA gatctGGAACTCAAATCTTTGTTACTGGAAGCTTATGTGAAAGGCCAGCAAGAGCTGCTCTATGTGGTCCCTTTTGTGGCCAAAGTTTTAGAGTCAAGTCTTAGGAGCATG gttttcagGCCTCAGAATCCTTGGACCATGGCCATTATGAATGTTCTCGCTGAGCTCCATCAGGAACATGACCTCAAG ctgAATTTAAAGTTTGAGATTGAAGTTCTGTGTAAGAACTTGTCTCTGGACATCAATGACCTGAAGCCTGGAAATCTGCTGAAGGACAAAGAGAAGCTGAAGATGCTGGaagagcagctgtctgcacCAAAGAAGGAGTCCAAGCCTCCTGAGGAAATGCTGCCTGTTTCAACCACAG CTCCTCCCTCCACCCCAGCTGCAACCACCACCACCTGCACAACCACGGGGCCTCCCACCCCACAGTTCAGCTACCACGACATCCATGTGTACTCCCTTTCTGGCCTGGCCCCTCACATTAATGTAAACGTTAAC ATCCCTCTGCTGCAGGCGCACCCCCAGCTGAAGCAGTGTGTGAGGCAGTCAGTGGAGCGGGCGGTCCAGGAGCTGGTGCACCCTGTGGTGGATCGCTCCATCAAAATCGCCATGACGACCTGCGAGCAGATCATCAGGAAGGACTTCGCCCTGGATTCAGAAGAGTCTCGCATGCGTGTTGCCGCCCACCACATGATGAGGAACCTCACGGCAGGCATGGCCATGATCACCTGCCGTGAGCCGCTGCTCGTGAGCATCGCCACCAATCTGAAGAACAGCTTTGCTGCGGCGCTTCGG GCTCCAACCCCCCAGCAGAGGGAAATGATGGAGGAAGCTGCAGCCAGGGTCGCTCAGGACAACTGTGAACTGGCATGCTGCTTCATTCAGAAAACTGCTGTGGAGAAGGCTGGCCCAGAGATGGACAAAAGGCTGGCTACG GAGTTTGAGCTGAGGAAACATGCTCGCCAGGAGGGACGGCGCTACTGTGATCCCGTTGTCCTGACCTACCAGGCTGAGCGGATGCCTGAACAGATCAGGCTGAAG GTGGGAGGAGTCGACCCCAAACAGCTGGCTGTTTATGAGGAGTTTGCCAGAAACATCCCGGGTTTCCTGCCGAGCAACGATCTTTCACAGCCCACTGGCTTCCTGGCTCAACCCATGAAG CAACAGGCATGGGCCACTGATGACGTGGCTCAGATCTATGACAAGCTAATTGCAGACATGGAGCAGCATCTTCACGCCATCCCTCCAACTCTCACCATTAACCCTCTGACTCAGGCTCTGCGCAGCCTGCTGGAGTCCGTGGCCTTGGCCAGGAACTCCAGGGATGGCATTGCTGCTCTTGGGCTGCTGCAGAAG GCTGTGGAAGGACTCCTGGATGCTACAAGTGGTGCTGATGCAGATTTGCTGCTTCGCTACAGAGAGTGCCACCTGCTGGTGCTGAAAGCCCTGCAGGACGGACGAGCTTATGGACCACAGTGGTGCAATAAACAGATCACAAG GTGTCTGATTGAATGTCGGGATGAATACAAATACAACGTGGAGGCAGTCGAGCTTCTGATCAGGAACCATTTAGTGAACATGCAGCAGTATGACGTGCATCTGGCGCAG tcgATGGAGAACGGATTGCACTACATGGCCGTCGCTTTCGCCATGCAGTTagtgaagctgctgctggtggACGAGCGCAGCGTCAGCCACGTCACCGAGGCCGACCTCTTCCAGACCATCGAGACTTTAATGAGAACCTGTGCTCACTCCAGAGCCAACGCTCCAGAGGG TCTTCCCCAACTGATGGATGTTGTCCGCTCAAACTATGAAGCCATGATGGAGCGTGCCCACGGCGGGCCCAACTTTATGATGCACTCTGGGATCTCACAGGCGTCAGAGTACGACGATCCTCCGGGGCTGCGGGAGAAGGCCGAGTACCTCCTGAGGGAATGGGTCAACCTGTATCACTCGGCTGCTGCAGGCAGAGACAGCACCAAAGCTTTCTCCGCCTTCGTGGGCCAG CAAGGAATCTTGAAGACGGATGACCTGATCACACGATTCTTCCGGCTGTGCACAGAAATGTGTGTGGAGATCAGCTACCGCGCTCAGGCTGAGCAGCAGCACAACCCGGCAGCCAGTGCAGCCATCATCAGAGCCAAGTGTTACCACAACCTGGACGCCTTTGTGCGGCTCATCGCCCTGCTGGTCAAGCACTCTGGAGAGGCCACCAACACCGTCACCAAGATCAATCTCCTCAACAAG GTGCTGGGGATCGTAGTCGGTGTGCTCATCCAGGACCATGACGTCCGTCAGACAGAGTTCCAGCAGCTTCCATACCATCGCATTTTCAtcatgctgctgctggagctcaACGCCCCAGAACACGTCCTGGAGACCATCAACTTCCAGACCCTCACTGCCTTTTG CAATACCTTCCACATCCTGAGACCCACCAAAGCGCCGGGCTTTGTGTACGCCTGGCTGGAGCTCATCTCCCACCGCATCTTCATCGCCAGGATGCTTGCACACACACCGCAGCAGAAG GGCTGGCCCATGTATGCACAGCTGCTCATCGATCTCTTCAAGTACCTTGCCCCTTTCCTGAGGAATGTAGAACTCAACAAACCTATGCAAATTCTCTACAAG GGCACGCTGCGAGTCCTCCTTGTCCTGCTGCACGACTTCCCAGAATTCCTGTGTGATTACCATTACGGCTTCTGTGATGTCATCCCACCCAACTGCATCCAGCTCCGCAACCTCATCCTCAGTGCCTTCCCACGCAACATGAGGCTCCCTGACCCGTTCACCCCCAACCTGAAG GTGGACATGCTGAGTGAGATCAACATTGCTCCCCGAATCCTCACCAACTTCACGGGCGTGATGCCCTCTCAGTTTAAGAAGGATCTGGACTCGTACCTGAAGACGCGCTCTCCGGTTACCTTCCTCTCTGAGCTGCGCAGCAACCTGCAG GTGTCAAACGAACCAGGAAACCGCTACAACATTCAGCTGATCAACGCCTTGGTGTTGTACGTGGGCACACAGGCCATCGCTCATATTCACAACAAGGGCAGCACCCCCTCAATGAGCACCATCACCCACTCTGCACACATGGACATCTTCCAGAACCTGGCTGTGGAC